Proteins found in one Paenibacillus borealis genomic segment:
- a CDS encoding S-layer homology domain-containing protein: MKKTWRGLMAGLLGISMLLGSLGSVSAAATPKDIQGHWAQKQLQSWLDKGYLGGYPDGTVKPNKAITRGEYVALINRLFGFTETASISFTDVKSTNWVYSEVSKAVKAGYIGGYENNTFRANNPLTRQEAAVIAAKVLKLSTSSTTLKFKDSAQVAAWAKGAVVAAADKKIINGYPDGTFGPKKSLTRAEAVGIISNSVVYKPAGTGGVTPTPAPTATPAPTATPAPTASPTATPVTGGSGGGTGGGGNGGTTSPTVSGVTYGHVGSVTADVYLTTSVTGAVYYVVAPYSINATAPTALQVRDGLISASTAGIHSGKKAVTAGTTATFSVYGLNPNTEYTTYIAVTDASGAWSGVTPLQLKTASGSTTSLTQVGIDSIGTVTADVYAKYGQTGGIPTPLKYVVVKATDADPSAAQIAAGQDSAGVQLTGTFAGPNSTVSPGVKHTFTLNGLTSNTEYKVFFITGSNGVWSPVEILRIQTK, from the coding sequence ATGAAGAAAACATGGCGTGGCCTTATGGCCGGATTACTTGGTATTTCGATGTTGCTCGGATCATTAGGCAGTGTGTCAGCTGCGGCTACCCCCAAAGACATTCAAGGTCACTGGGCTCAGAAGCAACTGCAGAGCTGGCTGGATAAAGGATACCTGGGCGGTTATCCTGACGGAACGGTGAAGCCGAACAAGGCTATTACCCGTGGCGAGTATGTGGCACTGATCAATCGCCTGTTCGGGTTCACCGAAACGGCTTCCATTAGCTTCACGGATGTCAAAAGCACAAATTGGGTCTACAGCGAAGTAAGCAAAGCCGTGAAGGCTGGTTACATCGGCGGGTATGAGAATAATACCTTCCGTGCCAACAACCCGCTTACCCGGCAGGAAGCAGCTGTCATTGCTGCCAAGGTGCTGAAGCTGAGTACAAGCTCTACTACGCTTAAGTTCAAGGACAGCGCTCAAGTAGCGGCTTGGGCCAAAGGTGCGGTGGTGGCAGCAGCAGACAAGAAGATTATCAATGGTTATCCGGACGGAACCTTCGGGCCGAAGAAATCACTTACACGGGCCGAAGCGGTCGGAATCATCAGCAACTCTGTTGTCTATAAACCGGCAGGCACTGGTGGAGTAACACCTACACCGGCCCCTACGGCAACTCCGGCTCCAACAGCAACACCTGCACCAACTGCCAGCCCAACAGCAACCCCGGTTACCGGTGGTAGTGGTGGTGGCACTGGCGGCGGTGGTAACGGTGGAACTACCTCACCTACTGTCAGTGGTGTCACTTATGGTCATGTAGGGTCTGTTACGGCTGATGTGTATCTTACGACTTCAGTAACAGGTGCTGTATATTATGTGGTAGCTCCTTACAGCATCAATGCAACAGCACCAACCGCCCTTCAAGTGAGAGACGGGTTAATTAGTGCAAGCACAGCTGGAATTCATTCCGGGAAAAAAGCTGTAACCGCTGGTACTACTGCTACTTTCTCCGTGTATGGTCTAAATCCAAATACTGAATATACTACCTACATCGCAGTGACGGATGCTTCTGGAGCCTGGTCCGGGGTAACGCCTCTTCAACTGAAGACTGCTTCAGGTAGCACCACATCACTTACTCAGGTGGGAATTGACAGCATAGGAACGGTGACTGCCGATGTATATGCTAAATACGGGCAGACTGGAGGAATCCCTACACCGCTGAAATATGTTGTGGTTAAGGCAACTGATGCTGACCCGAGCGCGGCACAAATTGCTGCCGGGCAGGATAGTGCTGGCGTTCAGTTAACGGGAACTTTTGCCGGTCCGAATTCTACAGTATCTCCAGGTGTAAAGCATACCTTTACGCTAAACGGACTGACTTCGAACACAGAATATAAAGTCTTTTTCATCACTGGTTCTAATGGTGTCTGGTCACCAGTAGAAATTCTGCGTATCCAGACTAAATAA
- a CDS encoding flagellar protein FliT, with amino-acid sequence MDELIRSLDLLTREMMSRLQEATYEELVVFVEERQKLVDSIAEKVAIYPSSAAQKQEIHRILGYDNELLDRMNALRQEAQNFLQKRGQAKIQRSAYEQNYTPDSILMDRKK; translated from the coding sequence ATGGATGAACTAATCCGTAGTCTGGACCTGCTTACCCGAGAGATGATGAGCAGGCTTCAGGAAGCAACATACGAGGAGCTTGTAGTGTTTGTAGAGGAGCGGCAGAAACTTGTCGATTCCATTGCAGAAAAAGTCGCAATTTATCCTTCGTCGGCTGCACAAAAGCAAGAAATTCATCGGATTTTAGGATACGATAATGAACTGCTGGACCGGATGAATGCTCTTCGTCAGGAAGCCCAGAACTTTCTGCAGAAACGCGGCCAAGCCAAGATTCAGCGCAGTGCCTACGAGCAGAATTACACTCCCGACAGCATCCTAATGGACCGAAAAAAATAA
- the fliS gene encoding flagellar export chaperone FliS, protein MIKSPYDKYRQSSVQTSTPAQLVIMLYDGAIRFVKTALDGLSKQDLEKSNLNFGKAQTIISELMSTLDYSIEVSKGLYSLYEYTNYLLIEANIHKNPAKAEEAIGYLTDLRETWLQASKLAATQTEIANG, encoded by the coding sequence TTGATTAAATCTCCTTATGATAAATACCGCCAGTCGTCAGTCCAGACTTCAACACCTGCGCAACTCGTAATTATGCTGTATGACGGGGCTATCCGTTTCGTGAAAACGGCTTTGGATGGGCTGAGCAAACAGGATCTGGAGAAATCGAATCTGAATTTCGGTAAAGCCCAAACCATTATCAGTGAGTTGATGAGTACACTGGATTATTCAATTGAAGTATCCAAAGGTCTCTACTCTCTATACGAATATACGAACTACTTGTTAATCGAAGCCAACATCCACAAGAACCCGGCAAAAGCCGAAGAAGCCATTGGTTACCTTACGGATCTGCGCGAAACCTGGCTGCAGGCGTCTAAGCTTGCCGCGACTCAGACTGAGATTGCTAATGGATGA
- a CDS encoding cold shock domain-containing protein, whose amino-acid sequence MEGKVKWFNAEKGYGFIETADGGDVFVHFSAIQTDGFKTLDEGQSVEFDIVEGARGPQAANVIKL is encoded by the coding sequence ATGGAAGGTAAAGTAAAATGGTTTAACGCAGAAAAAGGTTATGGTTTCATCGAAACTGCCGATGGTGGCGACGTATTCGTACACTTCTCCGCGATTCAAACTGACGGTTTCAAGACATTGGACGAAGGCCAATCCGTAGAGTTCGATATCGTTGAAGGCGCACGCGGACCACAAGCAGCTAACGTCATCAAATTATAA